The Candidatus Cloacimonadota bacterium genome includes the window CGGATACTCTCATGCGATATATCGTCAACATACTGCAGTTCAACCATCTTGTCAGCCAATAAACGGAGAGACCATTTGGCGTAGCCATCTGGAGCTTTACTGCAACAAAGAGCGACCAAATGTGCATCAAGTTCACCGTCGAACTTCTTTACGTACAGTCTCCTGGATTTCCCAGGATTCATCACAACATCGAAACCTTCAACAAACTTCTTCTTCACCCTGTCGATGGTCTTCATGCTCACACGGGTGATGTCACTAATCACTCTGTTGGGGTACACAGTAGATTGATTACCTTCATCACAACTGAGTAAAATCATAGCATCCTTCACTCTCGAAACAGGTCGTGTACCCTTATTAACAATGTTTTCGAGATCATCTCGCTCTGCTTTGCTTAGCGTCACTTTGTACCTGATAACAATCACTGCGGGTCAATATCTCATATTTTCTGGAATTCTTTTCACAATTGAGGCATTACTTTACAAAGCAATGCCTCATTCTAGAGGTGGATTTCCTTGCAGTCATCAAAAACTACTTCATATTCTCATAAAGGAGTATAGTGTATTCTTGTAGCTGGAAAGATTCAAGTTCTTCTTAAAAACACAACCCCTTGCATACAAAACTACCTCTGGCCTTTCTACTGCCTTGTATTCGATATAGTAAATCTGGCCATTCCACCACCATAGTGATGGGTTTTCTTTGATAACAACCTTTACGAGTTCATTTGATACTATGCTGATGTCCATAAGTTGGTATCCTTTATTAGCACAAAGATTCTGCGATATCAAGATAAATTCATGTGCTGATAAATTGGTTGTGATACAAGCTTTTTTCCATGACTCTACATCATCCAAACGTATCTTCCGGTAAAATGCTATGGATGCATAAATACCATAAGCAAATGGAGCATAAATCAGCGGGAGAGCAATCATATTAAATTGAAATTCGGTCATTATCAATCTCCTTCATGGCTAAATCAGATTAAAAGATTAGATGTCCTCAGAAATGATGTGCTATCAGCGAAGCGCTTCCTGCAACAACGGGTCCTATTACGAAAGCACCGATAGGATTGGGGCAAGCCCCGGCACCAATAGCATATCCTAAGGCATCACAAAATCCCGTTAAAAATGGTCCTTTCATATCTGGAGACCATTCATGAAGTAGGATTGCTACAAACCCTTTCATTGGTTGTGACAAATCGGGATATTCTTTATATGTGTTCAACATTTCATATATATCCTCTGACTGTTCTCCTTTCTCATACATTTCTGTAATAGCAGATATCAATTGTTGATCTTTCGAAGAAAGGTTAGACTTACTGAGGTCATACTTCACGAAATTAGCAGGAACATAATCTACGTTACTATCCAATATTCTAAATGGCTCATAAGCAAGCATACAATTAGCATACAATACATCTGCGTCGATATTGAAATAAGCCGAGAATTTTTCCGAGGCCATGTCAATAGCTTGTGAAAGTTCCTCATAAAACACTAAGGAGTCGCCCTCAGTACCGCTAAACACCATGTTTTCCTTAAGATAGCTCAAAATCATATCATGGTCACAGCAGATTTGTTCAAGATCGGCACTCTTAATTTGAGTTGCATTACTTGTTGCCTTACCTGAGCATCCTATGAATAAAGCAACGATCACAATCATTGGTATCAGGAAGAATACTAGCATACATTTCTTCATGATAAAACCTCTATACGTTTTTGAAAGAGGATGAATCACTATGAGATAATTTGTCAATCACTTTCTCTGCCATTTCTTCTAATATCTCACGAGATTGTTGAAAAGTTTCTACTTCATTGAGTTTCTTTTCCTATGTTCTTAGAAAAAAGCACGTCGAGGTTGTTCTTTGCGAACAACGCTTTGCTAGGGATTGTATTTTGTGAATTTGCGATCTACTCAGTAGTATTGTATAAAAAACGCCCTATTTGCTTGTGTGTCAGCAAAAAACCTATATTAGTGCTTCATCTCATGAATAAAATGCAAATGGAGCAAATGTTGCAAAACATTAGTAATGATGTAATCAAGTCCCTCCAGCAAGGATTCTGATCTTCCGGACAAAGATGACGTAGCATCGGAATGCTACGATACAGTATAAACGAAAATGGGGACGAATTACTCCGCCCCCCATATACGTAGTATGAGACGATTATTTCATTCTGGCAAGTAATTCCGCCACATGACGACCTTGGTAACGAGCTCCGTCCAGTTCGTACTTATTCGGTGCTTTGCTACCATCCGTGCCGGCTATTACGCTAGCGCCATAAGGAGTACCACCACTGATTTCTTCCATAGTGGATTGTCCGGTAAAACTGTATGGCAGACCCGCTACGAGCATGCCATGATGCAATAGTACCGTGTGGAAACTAAGTATTGTAGCTTCCTGTCCTCCATGCTGAGTACCAGTAGAGATAAATACGCTGCCTATTTTCCCTACCAAGGCTCCTTTTGCCCACAATCCGCCGGTGCCATCTAAAAAAGCCTTCATCTGCGATGCCATCATGCCAAATCTGGTGGGTACTCCAAAGATGATTGCATCGTAATCCGCAAGTTCCATGGGGTCAGCTACGGGGATGTGTTCAAAGGCTTTCTGGGCTTCTTTGGCACCAATCTTTGCCAGGATATCATCGCCAAGGGTTTCTGGTACCCGCTTGAGTACTACTTCCACGTTTTCTACGCTTTTGGCGCCCTCTTTCACAGCCTCAGCCATCTGATAAATGTGTCCGTAGGTTGAGTAAAAAAGTATAAGTATTTTCATGTTATCTCCTTTATCGTGTTGTTCAGTTGTAGTAGCTATCCCGGTACATCCAACCTATGGCTGTCGCTTTATCTATATCAGAGATAAGCCAGGTTATGCTATTGTGGTAATGGATACATCCACAACTGTGATAACAGTATAAACGAAATTACCTATATGTCAAGTGGGATATTATGCTCAGGATGCAATCAGTTCACGAATGGTGGCAATGAGATCCTCGATGTGTTCTTCCAGAGTGTTGAAGGAGCACATCAGACGAACTTCGTTTCGCGCTTCATCCCATGTATAGAACATATATTTTTCTTGTAGAGGCAGCAGCCAGGCTTTGGGTATAATGGCAAAAACAGAATTTACATATACT containing:
- the wrbA gene encoding NAD(P)H:quinone oxidoreductase, translating into MKILILFYSTYGHIYQMAEAVKEGAKSVENVEVVLKRVPETLGDDILAKIGAKEAQKAFEHIPVADPMELADYDAIIFGVPTRFGMMASQMKAFLDGTGGLWAKGALVGKIGSVFISTGTQHGGQEATILSFHTVLLHHGMLVAGLPYSFTGQSTMEEISGGTPYGASVIAGTDGSKAPNKYELDGARYQGRHVAELLARMK
- a CDS encoding helix-turn-helix domain-containing protein is translated as MILLSCDEGNQSTVYPNRVISDITRVSMKTIDRVKKKFVEGFDVVMNPGKSRRLYVKKFDGELDAHLVALCCSKAPDGYAKWSLRLLADKMVELQYVDDISHESIRQILKKTNLSLGRGKDGLFHRSIAVSLSSGW